In Arachis hypogaea cultivar Tifrunner chromosome 17, arahy.Tifrunner.gnm2.J5K5, whole genome shotgun sequence, a single window of DNA contains:
- the LOC112766547 gene encoding ribonuclease 3-like protein 2: MNVEVNVEAVETIIGYTFRNKKLLEDALTHSSFHQYENFERLEFLGDAVLSNSLSNHLFLTYPSLQPYHLSLLRAANVSTDRLARLSVRHRLHSFLRHRSPTLLPKIQEFAEAVAEEGDSVAHGGSVKAPKVLADILESVAGAVYVDVDFNLQKFWLIIRGLLEPLVTPDIISQQPQPVTMLYELCQKNGKQVDIKYWRNDGKTIASIHVDGQFVTSASSDQKDLAKLDAAKLALDKIANSFPANTSMLEFSAGVDGSLEIEFAKHELNELCGKKKWSKPVFSITSTEGQPHQRKFVCSVQVTTTEGTFQMTGERRSRVRDAENSAASLMIQALQECNHL, encoded by the exons ATGAATGTGGAAGTGAACGTAGAAGCAGTTGAAACCATAATAGGTTACACTTTTCGAAACAAGAAGCTTCTAGAAGACGCACTAACCCACTCTTCATTCCACCAATACGAAAACTTCGAACGTCTTGAGTTCCTCGGCGACGCCGTTTTGTCAAACTCACTCTCCAATCACCTCTTCCTCACTTACCCCTCCCTCCAACCCTACCACCTCTCCCTCCTCCGTGCCGCCAACGTCTCCACCGACCGCCTCGCCCGCCTCTCCGTCCGCCACCGCCTCCACAGCTTCCTCCGCCACCGTTCTCCCACTCTCCTTCCTAAG ATTCAAGAGTTTGCGGAAGCAGTAGCTGAAGAAGGCGATTCGGTTGCTCATGGTGGATCAGTGAAAGCTCCTAAGGTTCTTGCTGATATTTTGGAGTCTGTGGCTGGTGCGGTGTATGTGGATGTTGATTTCAACCTTCAAAAATTTTGGCTG ATAATTAGAGGTCTTCTGGAGCCATTGGTCACACCAGACATCATCTCACAACAACCCCAACCAGTGACAATGCTCTATGAACTCTGCCAAAAGAACGGGAAACAGGTCGACATCAAGTACTGGAGGAATGATGGCAAAACCATTGCGAGCATCCATGTCGATGGACAATTTGTGACGTCGGCTTCATCCGATCAGAAGGACCTTGCAAAGCTTGATGCTGCCAAGCTTGCCTTGGATAAGATAGCAAATTCATTCCCTGCAAATACTAGTATGCTTGAATTTTCTGCTGGAGTGGATGGTTCCCTTGAGATTGAATTTGCAAAACATGAGTTAAATGAACTTTGTGGGAAGAAAAAATGGTCTAAACCAGTTTTTAG CATCACAAGCACTGAAGGTCAACCACATCAAAGGAAATTTGTCTGCTCCGTTCAGGTAACAACTACAGAAGGTACATTCCAGATGACAGGCGAGAGAAGGTCGCGAGTGAGGGACGCAGAAAACTCTGCAGCTTCTCTAATGATTCAAGCCTTACAAGAATGTAATCATCTTTGA
- the LOC112767376 gene encoding uncharacterized protein has product MSKTLQFNAFFYHLFPLEPFILCHYFLTFTNTNQTMIKEFMKSQVMVLIVLALLLAITPLLPSSLRPTFLYFIFNVLIIALGAEAGLLSAFSKPIEDRKQPPQEAAIAEKREASSIVVLNGSDVSEHKEKKHSMVVDEGVINNNSEVDKVKEYIGEADEEVMVMEIEEEELEMEEEIAGVNGQELFAKAEAFIGNFYKQLKMQREESLVY; this is encoded by the coding sequence atgtccAAAACCCTTCAATTCAATGCTTTTTTCTACCACTTATTCCCTCTAGAACCTTTTATTCTCTGCCACTATTTTCTCACATTCACCAACACAAATCAAACCATGATCAAAGAGTTTATGAAATCTCAAGTTATGGTTCTCATtgttcttgctcttcttcttgcAATCACACCCTTGTTACCTTCTTCTCTTAGACCTACCTTTTTGTACTTCATCTTTAATGTTCTCATCATTGCACTTGGAGCTGAAGCTGGTCTTCTTTCTGCTTTTTCTAAGCCTATAGAAGACAGAAAGCAGCCACCCCAAGAAGCAGCCATAGCTGAAAAAAGGGAAGCTTCAAGCATTGTTGTTCTTAATGGAAGTGATGTCTCAGAACATAAGGAAAAGAAGCATAGTATGGTTGTTGATGAGGGTGTGATTAATAATAATAGTGAAGTAGATAAGGTTAAAGAGTACATAGGAGAAGCTGATGAAGAAGTCATGGTCATGGAGATTGAGGAGGAGGAACTTGAAATGGAAGAAGAGATTGCTGGTGTTAATGGCCAAGAGCTCTTTGCAAAAGCTGAGGCCTTCATTGGAAACTTCTATAAGCAGCTGAAGATGCAAAGAGAAGAATCTTTGGTTTATTAG